The sequence TGAAGTGATTACAGAAACCGGAGAACTCTTGGGTAAAGTCCGGGGGTTTAAGTTTGAAGTCGAAACCGGCAAAGTCACAGATTTAGTCATTGCCTCCTTTGGCTTGCCTTGGATTCCCTCCCAGTTGATCAGTACCTACGAATTACCCATTGACGAAATTGTCAGCACTGGCCCAGATCGGCTGATTGTGTTTGAAGGGGCCGAAAGTCGCTTAAATCAGTTAACTGTTGGTCTTTTGGAACGGGTTGGCCTGGGTGCGCCCCCTTGGGAGCAGGAGGAAGACGAGTACATTCAACCCATGACCCCGACGAGCAATCAATTACCTGCAGGCAGTCGTACCCCCGTTTATCCCCCCGAACGTCGTTACGATGCGCCCCGCCGCCAGACCTATGAACCAGAGCCGGAGTACGAATATCGGGAACCCCGACCGGCCAAGGCCCCACAATCTTACGAAGAAGAGAATTGGGATGAAACACCACCCGCCCGGCCTTTGAGTCGCCCTAATTACCAAGCTGCCCCGGAAAGTCGCGCTTATCAAGAACCAACCATTGAATATGATGACGACCTTGAGCAGGATCCCTGGCGCAATCAAGAGGACGAACCCTATAAGGCTCCTCGGGTTAATATTCCGAGTTCTGAAAAGGTTAAACAAAAGGAAACTGAGCCTGAGTATTAACTAGCTGATATATAAAAATATTAGAGTCGTCTATCAGCCCGAACCTCAAAGGGGCCAAGAGCCACGATTTCACCAATTTACTGAGCCTTTTAAGGAGAACCTGGAAAACCTCTCAGTTGGGTGTTATGAGACGTGACTCCATCTTTTATCAACTCTTCCAACAATTTCCCACCTGCCTTTTTGACCTGCTGACCACTGCTCCCCCCCAGGCCCCGGAGTATCGGTTTGAATCTGTCACAGTCAAAGAAACGGCCTTTCAACTGGATGGAGTTTTTTTACCGCCGGAAAGTGTAGAGCTAGGCACGGTGTACTTCTGTGAGGTGCAGTTTCAAAAAGATGACCAATTTTACGAACGATTCTTTAGCGAAATTTTCATCTACCTTTATCGCTTTCGTCAGACTTTTACGAGTTGGCAAGCCGTGGTCATTTATCCTAATCGCCAAACCGAACAGCACAATACTACGCCTTACCAAGCTCTTCTCAACAGTTCCCAAATCCATCGCCTGTATTTAGATGAACTTGAACTCGGTGCAGCCCCTTCTCTACCCGGACAACTGAACCAACTCACGGTAACTCGGACTGAAGACGTAAAAGAAATAGCCCAAAATATCATCAAACAGGCCAAGCAATATCCACCCCCAACAGAACAAGCGATAATAAGCCTAACTATCACGATCATTGCCTATAAATTTACCCAGTTGAGTCGGCAGGAGGTTGAAGAGATGCTTGGATTTACCACCAGTGAACTAGAAAAAAGCCGCTTTTATCAAGAGGTAAAAGAAGAGGGATTGCAAGAAGGAGAACGGCTTTTGATTTTGCGGCAACTATCCCAGCGATTGGGTGAACTTGATCCAGGCCTGGTGACTCAAATTACAGCCTTATCTCTAGATCGCTTGGAGGAACTGGGGTTAGCAATTTTTGACTTTCAAACGGGGCAGGATCTCCAGGCCTGGTTGCAGCATGACTAAAATTGTTCGAGGATCAAGTTTATCCCCGCAGTAGCAAAGGAATCATGACCGAAGCATTCACCCGGCCCCTATTGGCAACTATTCAATCAGTTCACCAGGCCAGCCGCACGACCGGACAACTCAGCACGGAAGCAAAAAATCACGCCTTAGAAGCCATTGCCCAGGCCCTAGAAACCTTTGCCCCGGAAATCCTCGCGGCGAATCAACAAGACTGTGAACAGGCCCAGGCTGAGGGATTACCCAATGCTCTGATTGCTCGCTTAAAACTGGATGCCAATAAACTCCAAGGGGCGATTACCGGAGTCAGACAGGTGGCGGGATTAGCAGATCCGGTCGGTGAAGTTCAAATTAAACGGGAATTGGATACAGGGCTAATTTTGCAGCGGTTAACCTGTCCCTTGGGTGTATTGGGTGTCATTTTTGAGGCCAGGCCCGATGCAGTAATTCAAATTTCCTCGTTAGCTGTGAAGTCCGGCAATGGGGTAGTGCTCAAGGGCGGTAAAGAAGCCATCCACTCCTGCCAGGCCATTGTTAAAGCGATTCATCAGGGACTGGCCCAAAGTGATTATCCCGCCGCCGCCCTGGCCCTGCTGACCCAACGTAGTGAAATTCAACAGCTTTTAGAACTGGATCAATGGGTGGATTTAATTATTCCTCGCGGCTCTAATGAGTTTGTCCGTTACATTCAAGACCATACCCGGATTCCCGTACTCGGCCATGCCGATGGGATCTGTCACTTATATATTGATCAAGCTGCAGATTTAGCCCAGGCCGTGGCCATTACCGTAGATTCCAAAACTCAATATCCTGCCGCCTGTAATGCCATTGAAACCCTCTTAGTTCACGCCGAGATTGCCCCCAAATTCTTACCAATGGTTTGTGATGCCCTCCAGGCCAAGGGAGTCGAGCTACGGGGAGATGCAACCTCATGCCAATTTGTCGAGCTAGTCCCTGCCACAGCAACCGATTGGGCCACCGAATATTGTGATTTGATTGTGTCCATCAAAGTGGTGGATTCCCTGGATGCAGCCCTAGAACACATTGACACCTATGGCTCAGGACATACGGAAGCAATTGTGACTCAGGATCAGGAGACTGCCCGGAAATTTTTAGCCCAAGTCGATGCTGCTGGCGTATTTCATAATTGTTCGACTCGGTTTGCCGATGGGTTTCGCTATGGCCTGGGGGCAGAAGTGGGGATTAGTACCGCCAAATTACCACCACGGGGGCCAGTCGGGTTAGAAGGCTTAATTACCTACAAATATCAACTGGTGGGAGACGGTCACATTGTCCAAGACTACAGCGGCCCTCGTGCCAAAGCCTTTACCCATCAAGACCTGACCTAAGTCACTTCTAAATTCCAGTCAATCCCAGGCTCTATAATTGATTTGCCCATATTGATTTCCATCGCGGGCGTTGAGGTGATATGAAAGCGAGTCAGTTGCGGATTTGGTCACGGTTCATTAGCTTGGGCCTGGGAATTTTTCTATCACTCTGTTTGACTCTCCCTTTTCCCATATTTGCTCAATCACCAACCCCTAGCCCCACGTCAACACCAACCACCCATTACGTCATTCTCGATGGACAAGAACTTTTCCCAATTCGGGAGCGGATTAGTGCTTTTACCCCAGAAATCCGGACTCGCATTATTTCTCAACGCCTCAAAGAATTAGCCGAAAATGTTCAACTCGAACTCGATCAATTTCGGATTTTAGATTACCCAAATCAAGAATTTACCGATATTTTGGCGGGTGACTCGATTGTTTTCAGTGTGTTTGATGTCGATACAAAAGGCACAGGGATGAATCGGGTTGAATTGGCCCAGGCCCACTTAGACACGATCAAAGAAGCTATATTTAACTATCGAGAATCCTACAAGCCTACTTCAATCTTACTTGGTGTTCTTTTAACAATCGTTACTACCATTGTCACTGTTTTTATATTTAAGGTTTTTTATAAATTCCGGAATCCCTTACAACAAAAACTTCAATCTTGGGAGCGTGCACATCTTCCTCCCTTGCGGCTGTTTGATACTGAATTACTCAGTGTGGATCGAGTGGCAGACGGGTTAAATGAATTATTTAAGCTCTTATCCTTGTTCCTTGTCCTCATCCTTGCCTATACCTATGTTCAACTGGTCTTGGGTTACTTTCCCTGGACACGCCAAATTGCAGCCTCCTTGCTCCAAAGTATTAAAAATACGATTAGCACCCTTTGGCAGGACTTTGTGAATTATGTGCCCAATCTGATTTTTGTCGGGTTTATTATTCTTCTGACACTCTATACTTTACGTTTCGTTCGATTTATTTTTACGGAAATTGATCGGGGTGATATTTCCTTCCCTGGTTTCTATCAAGAATGGAGTAAACCAACCTACAATATCGTTCGCGCCTTGGTTTTTGCCTTTGCAGCGATTATTGCTTTTCCCTATTTGCCAGGTTCGGGGAGTCCAGCCTTTCAAGGGGTTTCGGTGTTTTTAGGGTTACTTTTATCCCTCGGTTCCAGTGGCGCAGTTTCTAACATTGTGGGCGGGGCAATTCTCACCTATACGCGGGCATTTC is a genomic window of Pseudocalidococcus azoricus BACA0444 containing:
- a CDS encoding glutamate-5-semialdehyde dehydrogenase, which produces MTEAFTRPLLATIQSVHQASRTTGQLSTEAKNHALEAIAQALETFAPEILAANQQDCEQAQAEGLPNALIARLKLDANKLQGAITGVRQVAGLADPVGEVQIKRELDTGLILQRLTCPLGVLGVIFEARPDAVIQISSLAVKSGNGVVLKGGKEAIHSCQAIVKAIHQGLAQSDYPAAALALLTQRSEIQQLLELDQWVDLIIPRGSNEFVRYIQDHTRIPVLGHADGICHLYIDQAADLAQAVAITVDSKTQYPAACNAIETLLVHAEIAPKFLPMVCDALQAKGVELRGDATSCQFVELVPATATDWATEYCDLIVSIKVVDSLDAALEHIDTYGSGHTEAIVTQDQETARKFLAQVDAAGVFHNCSTRFADGFRYGLGAEVGISTAKLPPRGPVGLEGLITYKYQLVGDGHIVQDYSGPRAKAFTHQDLT
- a CDS encoding mechanosensitive ion channel family protein, with protein sequence MKASQLRIWSRFISLGLGIFLSLCLTLPFPIFAQSPTPSPTSTPTTHYVILDGQELFPIRERISAFTPEIRTRIISQRLKELAENVQLELDQFRILDYPNQEFTDILAGDSIVFSVFDVDTKGTGMNRVELAQAHLDTIKEAIFNYRESYKPTSILLGVLLTIVTTIVTVFIFKVFYKFRNPLQQKLQSWERAHLPPLRLFDTELLSVDRVADGLNELFKLLSLFLVLILAYTYVQLVLGYFPWTRQIAASLLQSIKNTISTLWQDFVNYVPNLIFVGFIILLTLYTLRFVRFIFTEIDRGDISFPGFYQEWSKPTYNIVRALVFAFAAIIAFPYLPGSGSPAFQGVSVFLGLLLSLGSSGAVSNIVGGAILTYTRAFRVGDVVKIGEAQGQIVEQTLLVTRIYTPKNLTITIPNATVVSSQIINFSAAGQDKTRNPLILSTTITLGYDTPWKKVYEVMIEAALATEHILAEPTPFVWQTSLNDFHVSYEINAYTDKPERMPWILAELHQNLQDYCNQAGIEIMSPNFHALRDGNHSTIPGNYLPEDYQASGFKVNSDPSVN
- a CDS encoding PRC-barrel domain-containing protein, which translates into the protein MTISEQFLQRGDLIGTQVITRDSGRKLGVINQVWVDIDQRSVVALGMRNTLFTGEQRYIYLDSIRQIGDVVLVDTEDSLEPVNVFNYSTLIDSEVITETGELLGKVRGFKFEVETGKVTDLVIASFGLPWIPSQLISTYELPIDEIVSTGPDRLIVFEGAESRLNQLTVGLLERVGLGAPPWEQEEDEYIQPMTPTSNQLPAGSRTPVYPPERRYDAPRRQTYEPEPEYEYREPRPAKAPQSYEEENWDETPPARPLSRPNYQAAPESRAYQEPTIEYDDDLEQDPWRNQEDEPYKAPRVNIPSSEKVKQKETEPEY
- a CDS encoding Rpn family recombination-promoting nuclease/putative transposase produces the protein MRRDSIFYQLFQQFPTCLFDLLTTAPPQAPEYRFESVTVKETAFQLDGVFLPPESVELGTVYFCEVQFQKDDQFYERFFSEIFIYLYRFRQTFTSWQAVVIYPNRQTEQHNTTPYQALLNSSQIHRLYLDELELGAAPSLPGQLNQLTVTRTEDVKEIAQNIIKQAKQYPPPTEQAIISLTITIIAYKFTQLSRQEVEEMLGFTTSELEKSRFYQEVKEEGLQEGERLLILRQLSQRLGELDPGLVTQITALSLDRLEELGLAIFDFQTGQDLQAWLQHD